Below is a window of Desmonostoc muscorum LEGE 12446 DNA.
CCACATTATGCAGCCTTGACTCAACCTCAACCTCTTTCACTCGCCCAAATTCAACAGCAAGTACTTGATGAGGACACCTTACTTTTAGAATATTCTTTAGGAGACAAGCGGAGTTATCTTTGGGCAGTTACTAATAAGAGTATCACCAGTTACGAACTACCCAAACGTGCAGACATTGAAGCGATCGTTCAAAAGTTCCGTCAAGAAATCACTACCCCATATCTCAAACATAGCCCATCTATAGATGCTCTATCTAAAATCATACTTGCACCAGTAGCCCCGCAACTCCAAAATAAACGCTTAGTAGTTGTTAGCGATGGTGCTTTGCAATATGTACCATTTGCTGTGCTAACTAAACCTAATTCCCAAGGAACTAGCAACTATGAACCATTGCTAATTAACCACGAAATTATTACTTTACCCTCAGCTTCTACAGTGGCTATTCTTAGAAATGAACACAAAGAACGCAAACCTGCCACTAAGACATTAGTTGTGTTAGCAGATCCCATTTTTAGTATTGATGATGAGCGTCTCCAAAGTAAAGCACAAGTATCTCCTCCACCTGTACCAGAAGGCAATTTAAACACCCTCGCTTTAACTAGAGCTGCTAGAGACTCAGAAATTAGTTTTCAGCGTTTACAATTTACACGCCACGAAGCCGAGCAAATTCTTGCCCTTGTTCCAGCTAACAAAGCCAAGCCAGCTTTTGACTTTACCGCTAGTCGTAACACTGCAACTAGCGACGAGTTGAGTCAATATCGCATCATTCATTTTGCTACTCATGGCATTCTCAACAGCAAACATCCAGAATTATCAGGGATAGTGTTGTCGCTATTTGACGACAAAGGAATGCCACAAAATGGCTTTTTGCGCTTGCATGATGTTTTCAACCTCAATCTGCAAGCAGAACTGGTGGTACTTAGTGCCTGTAAAACTGGACTGGGAGAGGAAGTTAAAGGAGAAGGATTAGTAGGATTAACTAGAGGGTTTATGTATGCAGGTAGTCCACGAGTTGTGGTGAGTCTGTGGAGTGTAGATGACCAGGCAACATCGGAACTGATGAAAGTATTTTATAAAAAAATGCTACAAGAAGGGTTAAAGCCTGCGGCAGCATTGCGAACAGCCCAGCTAGAAATTTGGCGCACTCAAAAATATGCTGCACCTTATTATTGGGCGGCTTTCACTCTACAAGGTGAGTGGAGATGAGGGAGTGGGGAATGGGGAATGGGGAATGGGGCATGGGGAGATGAGGGAGCAGGGGAGGCAGGGGAGGCAGGGGGAGAAATAACCCATGCCCAATGCCCAATGCCCAATGCCCAATGCCCCATACAAATTTTTCCGGATGAGTCGAAATATAAGTGAATAATTACTTTACATTAAATATGCATAGCTAAAACTCATGGACTTACCCCAACGCGTATCAGTGCGCTACAAAGACGCGTCCTACAATACTAATGAAATCCGTTTGAGAACTTTTCGGCTTGGGTTACAAATATGGGAAGAACAAACTAAGCCGAGAAAAACAGAGCTTTATGAGTTTATATTGTCTTGCTTGAAACAAGTTGACCGGCAAGATCGTTTTATGTTTTCTCTGCTGTTTATAGAATTAACAGACCTCATACGTAATTCTTCCTTGGAGAGAGCAACCAAGGAGGTTCTAATTAAGACAGCTTTTAGGGAGTTTGCTTATGCAATAACAGACTTTGAAGAGGTTGCCAAATAGTACAGGTTGGGCATGGGGGGAGGGGGGAGTGGGGAGTGGGGAACGCCGGGGAGGCAGGGGGAGAAATGCCCAATGCCCAATGTCCTTTATTTTGAGCAGTTGTTCTGGAATTTGAATTTGTAGTGTGTATTTAGACTTAGATCAAAATCAAGTCTATAACTGTAGTAAAAATTATAGAGAGCAAACTCATGACACACCCTAATCCACAAGACAAAAACAACTTTCTTTACCCTCGTAGTCGGTATTATGGTAAATTCCAGCCAGAGAATTTGGTGTTTAATGCCAACCTCCAAGAATTTGCCCAGAAAATTACTTATATCAGTTGTCTACAAACAGGTGGAAAACTATCTTCCCAAGAAGCTTACGAACAAATTAGGGTGCTTTGGAAACAGCTGAAACACAGCAAAAAAGAACTAGCTATTGGCCTGAATAAAGAAGTTTAAAGTTTTAAGAAGTTGTGCAAGATTTTTCGATACATTTCACAAACAGAATTAACCAAATTTATCAATAATGTTAAAAAACTAAACAATTAATATTGATATCAAGGGTTTCCAGATGGAGTGAATCAGTTTCTGGAGGCTAAATCACGACTGGGTTGAAGGTTTTGGGTGGTCAAGAGCGATCGCTCTTTAGCATTCACCAAAAGACCCCACTATAATCAAAACAGCTATCGCCATCACAAAGCAGCTTTAATCGGCTAGTTCTAAGGCATCAAAAATCTAGTTACTGGCTGGTCAATTTTACAAAACTTTTTGGAAAAGAATCCGAAAAGCAAGAAACTAAACTTGTAGTTTATGATGCCATTCATGGGAATGCATAGTAACGGTTTGCAATTTAGTAGGGTAACTTCTGCCAAACACTCTTCAAATTGCACATCATCAACAAGCGCCATCAACTTTTTTGAACAGGAGTTAAGCTATGACGCCGCGACTGACTCAAGAGGAATTAGCACAAATAGTTACTGAAGTTGAAAGTCTGCAAACGCGTCGAGAAGTCGAATTAGACCAAGAGCAGGTTAAAGAAATTTTACAGGAGATGAATTTAGCACCGGAGTTACTAGATGAAGCACTAATTCAGTTGAATCGTCGTCAAGCCTTGGAGGTGCAGCAACGGCAAAATCGATGGATTACCTCTGGAGTGGTGGCACTCTTAGCGGTGGTGAGTGCATCTACAATATTTGTGATGCACCAACATAGTTCTGCACTTTCTCATGTTTCTGCTCAACAAGACCGCATCACTTTGGCACAAAATAATAGCGGCAATTTAGAGACAATTTCGCGCCAAAGCAATCCAGAAGTTTTTTATCGTGTCACTTTGAAAGATACACCCTTGGGTAAAAAACTGGCTCTCTCTTGTAATTGGACTGACCCCAACGGTCAAATTGTCAAGCAAAACACCTATCAAACCCGCGAAATTAATACGTCTGTTTGGAATACTCAGTGTCGCCACACTATTAATTCAGCTGCAACCATCGGCAAATGGCAGGTGCAAATGTTTTTGGAAGGCCGTCAAATTAGCGATGAAACCTTTCAAGTGAACTAGTCCAATATGGACAACATCCCACTTCATTTTCTTGGGTATTGGGGTTACGGCGCTGAACATCAGTTGGAAGCGCTGTTAACTGGTGTTTTGGAAAACCTCTCTCCAAACCTCTCCCCTACGAGGCAAGAGGCTTTGAATTTAGGGGTTAGGGGGTTAAGTCAGTTCTCTCCACAAGAAAATCATCTTCTTCCCATATGGAATGTTGTTCATATAGGACTAAATAGAAGTTGTTCACGGTTAGAAAATAAAATTGCTGGTGTTTCGGCGTCAGGAATATTAACTTCGCCCGATGCTTGGGTAAGTCTGGAGGAAAATAACTGCCTCATTTTGGGCAGAGAACCTTTCGGAAAGGTGCCTTTGTATTGGACTGTGCAAGGACAAGTCATCTGGTTTGCAACTCAACTGCAACTACTCTTACCGATTTTGCAACCACCAGAAGTTAGTATTGCTGGTTTATACGGCTATGGCTGTTTTTCCTATGTTCCAACACCTTTTACTCCTGTGACTGGAGTGTTTGCAGTGACGGCGGGGACTGAATTAATTTGGCAGGGTAATTGTGAATTAGGTATCCTTCAAACACCTAAATCTAAAAATATCAATTCCTGGCGACAAGCTCCAGAACAGCTAACAGATGAAGCTACGGCAATTAGGGAATTGCAAATCCTCTTAAAAAATTCCATTGGACAACAAATTGCCGATTTAAAGGATGAGCCTGTTGGGGTGTTTCTCTCTGGCGGACTTGATTCTTCAATTGTGGCGGCGCTACTAGTGCAGGCAGGGGTGAAAGTCCGCGCCTACACTTTGGATTTTGGTGATGCAGGGATTCCAGAATATCCCTATGCCCAACAAGTCGCGCAGTTTCTGAAAATTCCTTTAGTCAAAGTGCCAGCAGAGCCAAATCATATCAAAAATGCTTTAATTCCTACGGTGCAGGCATTGGATTTACCTTTTGGAGATGGGGTATGTGTTCCGTTGTATTTGCTATCTCAAAAAGCTAGTCAAGAAACTCAGATAATTTTTAATGGGGAAGGTGGAGATCAATTATTTGCCGGTTGGACGAATAAACCTTTAATTGCCGCAGGTGTTTATCAGTCAGAAAATCCCGCCGGAGAGGAAACTTTTATCCAGCAATATCTCCGCACTTTTCACCGTCTTTGGGGATACGAATCTCAAGTTTATCAGCCAGAAATATCTGCTCAAATAGAGAATTTGCATCCTGAAGATTGGTTGTTGGCGGCTCTCGATGCTACTGAGTGTCCATCTTTCCTGCATCGCCTCCGCCGTGCCAGTTTGATGCTCAAAGGAGCGCAGAATATCCATCCCCGTGCTACTGCTTTGGGGTTGGCTCATGGATTGCGGGTGCGATCGCCTTTTTGTAACCTAGATTTAGCACAGTGGACATTTCGTTTGTCTGGGGAACTTTGTTTACAGGGAGCCTGTGAAAAATATATCCTCAAACGTGCTGTAGAAAATTGGTTACCGCCGGAAATTGTCTGGCGACAAAAACGTGGGATGGGAGTTCCTTTAACTTCTTGGTGTTTAAATGATTTTTGGCATCAAATTGGTGTCTGGCTAAATCCAGAAATACTGGGTGCCAACAATCATTTTAATCCACACATCGCCGTCCAAATCGTCGAAGGTAATTTGGGAGGAGCTATTCAAGGCCGTCGGATTGGTGAGATTCTCTGGTTATTAATTATGTGGCAACTTTGGCGATCGCACTTCTTAAATGAAAACCTCAGCAAACAATCTTGGAATCATCCGTTTTGGTTACCTCGTTGGCTATGGAGAAACTACAAAATAATTCGTAATTCGTAATGACGCTCGTTCCTCGCTACCGCTGCGCTAACGTAATTCGTAATTGATAGACGGAGTAACTCAGTTTAAGTTATGGAGAGTAAGAAATTTTATAATTTTCAAACTTCCCTTAGTCCGCCATTTCCTTGGGAACAGGCTCAGGAGTTACTGAATAACTACGGTTCTCCGCTTTATGTTTATGATGGCGATCGCTTACGCCAAACTATTGAGTGTATAACTGGGGCTGTGAGCTATCCTCGTACACAATTTCGCTTTGCCAGCGTCACTAATGGTAACATTGCGCTGTTAAAAATTTTTCGCTCGGCTGGCTGGGGACTCCACGCTAATACGCCAGGAGATATTTTTCTGGGTTTGCAAGCTGGTTTTAACCCAAATGAGATTGTTTACAGTGGGAGCAATTTGAATCGGGCGGAGATGATACAGGTTCTTGATTGGGGAGTCACAACTCTCAATTTAGATAGTTTGGATCAGTTGCGGTTGTGCTGCGAAGTCTTCATTAACGAAGTTAGCAAAAATAATCCCCCTCATCTCCCTCATCTCCCTCATCTCCCTCATCCCCCCATCTCCCCACCCCGCCTGGGTTTACGCTTGAATTTGCCGGAGATTACGGGAGATAGTCGCATTGGTGTGCGTTCTGAGGAATTTGGTGAGGCGATCGCTTTGACTGGTGAAGTTGGACTGAAGTTGAGTGGTTTACACTTCTATCGGGGGACGGGAACTAATGCTACAGCAGCTTTCACTGAGGTGATTGACACGGTACTCGCTACAGCAAAACTGTTACCAGATTGGGAATATCTCGATTTTGGTGGTGGCTTTGGCTATCCCTATCATCACAGCAAAGTAGGGTTTGATTGGGAAATATTTGGAGCTGAGTTAAGCGAGAGAATTGGGTGCTTAGGAAGGAAAATTGATTTGGTGATTGAACCGGGACGAAGTGCGATCGCTGGATGTGCAACAATGCTTGCTCAAGTTGTTTCTGTCAAATGGCAACAAGACAAACAAATTCTCGGAGTTGATACCACCGTTGCTAATCTTTCAGTACCTTCAGTACACGGTGCATACCGAGAAATCATCACCTGGAAAAAACAACTCCCCACTCCCCAATCCCCAATCCTCAGTCCCCAGTCCCCAATCCCCAGTCCCCACTCCCTCTTCACAACTGATGTTTGTGGTAACACAACTTACTCCAGAGATTATTTAGGCAAAAATTGCCAACTCCCAGCATTAGAAATCGGTGATATTATTGCCATTTTAGATGTGGGTGCTTATGGCTATGCTATGTCATCTCACTTTTTACACCGCCCTAAACCTGCGGAAGTCTTATTAGAAAATGGCAGACATCGCCTAATTCGCCAACGGGAAGATTACAACGTTCTGCTGGCGAATCAGGTGTTGGATAACTAACGATTCACTACTAATATCCAATAAAAATTATGAAGTGTATTAAATGCGGAACTGATAATAAATTAAAAGAGCGGACAGCTAATCAAGGTCGGTGTGTAAAATGCAACCATCCGTTTGCCTTTGAACCGACAAGTATGGGTAAAATTAAAATTACTGACCCTCTATTTGCCAAAGCTTTATCTGATATTTCTGCTAACAACACCTTATTTTTTACACCTAAACAACTATTCTATTTTTTAAACCTGCGTCTTGGGAGTAAGTCATTTTCTTCGGTATTTAGCTCGTTGTTCGTATATTTTTTTTGGAGTCTAGTGATAGGTTTGGGGTCAGCTAATTTCACTAGTGGAAATCAAGAAATTGCTGCCTTGGCACTGTTTATTTTTAACTCTTTTTATATTTTTAATCTTTTTCAAAATACATATTCTAGGAAGCTTAACCCCAAAAGTCGCAGAGCCAATGCCAGAGTTTTGCAAATTATCGGAATTATCATTCTTGGTGGAGGAATTTCTGCCAGTATATTGGTGATAAGTTCGTTCTATGCATTTACCTTGAGCGTCCTCATGGGAATGGTGTCGATATATTTGGGAACTCAACAGCTACAAAATACTGGACTATCAACACAGGAATTTTTATTTTCTCAAAACGAGTTTGAAAATTGGGTGAATCGCTGGCGACAAATTAATGGTTTAATGGTCAAAATTCTTCCTTTACCACGCGAAGACAATACCCTAACTACATTTAATCCTGATGTTACTGCTTACAGTTTTGATAAATTAGTCGTTTGCGATCGCGCTACGATTGCTCAACTATTAATCGCTAATAATTTCCATTTTGAAAATAACTGTGCAATTCTGAGCATCACTGGTTATCCTCAAGGTATTTTTGAAACTATGATGCAAATGCTACGCCGCAATCCTGATTTGAAAGTCTATGCACTCCATGATTGCAGTCCCCAAGGAATTGGTTTAGTTCACCATCTACGTACTAGCCCTAAATGGTTTCAAGATAGCAATATTGTAATTATTGACATCGGATTAACACCGCGTCAAATTATTGCTGCTAAGCGCGGAATGTTCATTCAATCCTCTCCAGAATCGGCGCAAGCAGCAAAATATTTAACTGGAGAAATTCGTCAAAATTTATTTGTTGAGGAAATAGAATTTTTGGAATCTGGAAAGTTTGTGGAATTAGAATCTTTCACTCCCCAAAGACTAATTCAAATTCTGCAAAAGGGTATTGCTGGTAGTCAAAACCTCGAAAGTGATGACAGTGGCTTGTTTTTAGCGAATGATACAGGAAATGATATGTACGTTGTTCAAAGTTTCGGTTAATACAGCGCTTCCTGCTGTTATGAAGTACAGTTTTTTCCCCACTCCCCGCTATCTCCTGTATCTTTTCAGGACTGAGAACGTACCTCATAACACCGGGAAGTGCTATATGTTCATCGGTTTGAGGATATGATGTCATGTTGACTATTTTAGACTTTTTAGAGTTAGTGTAACTAGGTATGTAAAGTTTTGTATGAGAATTCAATATTACTGGGAATGAGGTAAAATTTCCATGTACTATATCGGATTGTGGGTATCATCAAAAGATAGTATTTAAGGAAAAATGGCTCATTTCAATATTATTTGTCTACCTATAGACTACATTTTTAATTATAACAAATATTCAATTAATAATTCGTACAACAAGTACGTAGGCACAATTAAACCGAACTACATAAACTTATGTAAAGCGCCAAAAAAGCTTTCAAAATAGGCTTTTAAGCAATTTAAATTTCTTAATTTAGTTGTGTTTTTTAACGCCTACTTACTTAGTTACTTCAATGCAAGCAATTTCTGTGGGTATTTAACACAGGAAAGATGAAAGTATGCTTTTGCTAAAAAATACGTTATGACTGAGAATACGCCATATATGCAGCAAAGTTCAAAAGAAACCACTTACTATGAATATGGAGGCAGTGGCAGAGAAAAAGAACCCATCGCTATTATCGGTATGGGCTGCCGTTTTCCAGGTAGTGCTAATAGCCCAGAAGCTTTCTGGAAACTGCTGGTTTCGGGTGTCGATGCTATTACCGAAGTGCCAGAGTCACGCTGGAATATAAACAAATTTTACGACCCAGATATAACAAAACCAGGCAAAATGCGAACCCGCTGGGGCGGCTTTGTAGATCAGATAGACGAGTTTGATGCCCAATTTTTCGGGATTTTTCCGCGAGAAGCCTCACGCATGGACCCGCAGCAACGACTGACGCTGGAGGTAGCCTGGGAGGCCCTGGAGGATGCAGGACTGGTAAGCGAACGCCTTGCTAACTCGAAGACAGGGGTGTTTATTGGAATATCAACTAGCGATTACCTGAATATCCAAGGGTGC
It encodes the following:
- a CDS encoding diaminopimelate decarboxylase family protein produces the protein MESKKFYNFQTSLSPPFPWEQAQELLNNYGSPLYVYDGDRLRQTIECITGAVSYPRTQFRFASVTNGNIALLKIFRSAGWGLHANTPGDIFLGLQAGFNPNEIVYSGSNLNRAEMIQVLDWGVTTLNLDSLDQLRLCCEVFINEVSKNNPPHLPHLPHLPHPPISPPRLGLRLNLPEITGDSRIGVRSEEFGEAIALTGEVGLKLSGLHFYRGTGTNATAAFTEVIDTVLATAKLLPDWEYLDFGGGFGYPYHHSKVGFDWEIFGAELSERIGCLGRKIDLVIEPGRSAIAGCATMLAQVVSVKWQQDKQILGVDTTVANLSVPSVHGAYREIITWKKQLPTPQSPILSPQSPIPSPHSLFTTDVCGNTTYSRDYLGKNCQLPALEIGDIIAILDVGAYGYAMSSHFLHRPKPAEVLLENGRHRLIRQREDYNVLLANQVLDN
- a CDS encoding DUF7219 family protein — its product is MTHPNPQDKNNFLYPRSRYYGKFQPENLVFNANLQEFAQKITYISCLQTGGKLSSQEAYEQIRVLWKQLKHSKKELAIGLNKEV
- a CDS encoding asparagine synthetase B family protein → MDNIPLHFLGYWGYGAEHQLEALLTGVLENLSPNLSPTRQEALNLGVRGLSQFSPQENHLLPIWNVVHIGLNRSCSRLENKIAGVSASGILTSPDAWVSLEENNCLILGREPFGKVPLYWTVQGQVIWFATQLQLLLPILQPPEVSIAGLYGYGCFSYVPTPFTPVTGVFAVTAGTELIWQGNCELGILQTPKSKNINSWRQAPEQLTDEATAIRELQILLKNSIGQQIADLKDEPVGVFLSGGLDSSIVAALLVQAGVKVRAYTLDFGDAGIPEYPYAQQVAQFLKIPLVKVPAEPNHIKNALIPTVQALDLPFGDGVCVPLYLLSQKASQETQIIFNGEGGDQLFAGWTNKPLIAAGVYQSENPAGEETFIQQYLRTFHRLWGYESQVYQPEISAQIENLHPEDWLLAALDATECPSFLHRLRRASLMLKGAQNIHPRATALGLAHGLRVRSPFCNLDLAQWTFRLSGELCLQGACEKYILKRAVENWLPPEIVWRQKRGMGVPLTSWCLNDFWHQIGVWLNPEILGANNHFNPHIAVQIVEGNLGGAIQGRRIGEILWLLIMWQLWRSHFLNENLSKQSWNHPFWLPRWLWRNYKIIRNS
- a CDS encoding DUF3859 domain-containing protein; the protein is MTPRLTQEELAQIVTEVESLQTRREVELDQEQVKEILQEMNLAPELLDEALIQLNRRQALEVQQRQNRWITSGVVALLAVVSASTIFVMHQHSSALSHVSAQQDRITLAQNNSGNLETISRQSNPEVFYRVTLKDTPLGKKLALSCNWTDPNGQIVKQNTYQTREINTSVWNTQCRHTINSAATIGKWQVQMFLEGRQISDETFQVN